One Oryza brachyantha chromosome 3, ObraRS2, whole genome shotgun sequence DNA segment encodes these proteins:
- the LOC102718810 gene encoding glutamate decarboxylase 1-like has translation MVLSKAVSESDMSVHSTFASRYVRSSLPRYRMPENSIPKEAAYQIINDELMLDGNPRLNLASFVTTWMEPECDKLIMAAINKNYVDMDEYPVTTELQNRCVNMIAHLFHAPLGESETAVGVGTVGSSEAIMLAGLAFKRRWQNKRRAEGKPFDKPNIITGANVQVCWEKFARYFEVELKEVKLRDGYYVMDPEKAVDMVDENTICVAAILGSTLNGEFEDVKLLNDLLDKKNKETGWETPIHVDAASGGFIAPFLYPELEWDFRLEWVKSINVSGHKYGLVYAGIGWCIWRNKEDLPEELIFHINYLGADQPTFTLNFSKGSSQVIAQYYQLIRHGFEGYRNIMENCHENAMVLKEGLVKTGRFNIVSKDDGVPLVAFSLKDRSRHDEFEISDMLRRFGWIVPAYTMPPDAEHVTVLRVVIREEFSRTLAERLVLDIEKVMYQLDALPSKLMPPVPPAPLLVAAKKTELETQRSVTEAWKKFVLAKKTNGVC, from the exons ATGGTGCTCTCCAAGGCCGTCTCCGAGAGCGACATGTCCGTCCACTCCACGTTCGCCTCCCGCTACGTCCGGTCGTCCCTCCCGAG GTACCGCATGCCGGAGAACTCGATCCCGAAGGAGGCGGCGTACCAGATCATCAACGACGAGCTGATGCTGGACGGCAACCCGCGGCTGAACCTGGCGTCGTTCGTCACCACGTGGATGGAGCCCGAGTGCGACAAGCTCATCATGGCCGCCATCAACAAGAACTACGTCGACATGGACGAGTACCCCGTCACCACCGAGCTCCAG AACCGGTGCGTGAACATGATCGCGCATCTCTTCCACGCGCCGCTGGGCGAGAGCGAGACGGCGGTGGGCGTCGGCACGGTGGGGTCGTCGGAGGCCATCATGCTGGCCGGGCTGGCGTTCAAGCGGCGGTGGCAGAACAAGCGCAGGGCCGAGGGCAAGCCGTTCGACAAGCCCAACATCATCACCGGCGCCAACGTCCAGGTCTGCTGGGAGAAGTTCGCCCGGTACTTCGAAGTGGAGCTCAAGGAGGTGAAGCTCCGCGACGGCTACTACGTCATGGACCCCGAGAAGGCCGTCGACATGGTCGACGAGAACACCATCTGCGTCGCCGCCATCCTCGGCTCCACCCTCAACGGCGAGTTCGAGGACGTCAAGCTCCTCAACGACCTGCTCGACAAGAAGAACAAGGAGACCGG GTGGGAGACGCCGATCCACGTGgacgcggcgagcggcgggttCATCGCGCCGTTCCTGTACCCGGAGCTGGAGTGGGACTTCCGGCTGGAGTGGGTGAAGAGCATCAACGTGAGCGGCCACAAGTACGGGCTCGTCTACGCCGGCATCGGCTGGTGCATCTGGCGCAACAAGGAGGACCTGCCGGAGGAGCTCATCTTCCACATCAACTACCTCGGCGCCGACCAGCCAACCTTCACCCTCAACTTCTCCAAGGGCTCCAGCCAAGTCATCGCTCAGTACTACCAGCTCATCCGCCATGGCTTCGAG GGGTACAGGAACATCATGGAGAACTGCCACGAGAACGCCATGGTGCTCAAGGAAGGCCTCGTGAAGACGGGGCGGTTCAACATCGTGTCCAAGGACGACGGCGTGCCCCTGGTGGCCTTCTCCCTCAAGGACCGGAGCCGGCACGACGAGTTTGAGATCTCCGACATGCTCCGCCGCTTCGGCTGGATCGTGCCGGCGTACACCATGCCGCCCGACGCGGAGCACGTCACCGTGCTCCGCGTCGTCATCCGGGAGGAGTTCAGCCGCACCCTGGCCGAGCGCCTCGTCCTCGACATCGAGAAGGTGATGTACCAGCTCGACGCGCTCCCCTCCAAGCTCATGCCCCccgtgccgccggcgccgctgctggTCGCCGCCAAGAAGACGGAGCTCGAGACGCAGAGGTCGGTGACGGAGGCGTGGAAGAAGTTTGTGCTCGCCAAGAAGACCAACGGCGTCTGCTAG
- the LOC102714166 gene encoding transcription factor MYB77-like, whose protein sequence is MALEGEGEGGGPPAKKAGWSKEEDERLREMVRQNKAKDWGVIAAAFPGRTDKSCRLRWRQHLDPSVDAQPFTPDEDRTIVELQLVHRNRWSTIAAFLPGRSDNAVKNRWNTHLRKRRAQDDGQQQQQQPLERAPACLPLFPLTPGFHHSTVRPMPVGENAPGPERSALPECLELFPLSLGDVMDNATGAAAMYVDTDGICSLTEMRLSPPAVDVDIGAVCSPTDTESRLAPATVVFDAMPLQAFWVE, encoded by the coding sequence ATGGCATTGGAGGGCgaaggcgagggcggcggcccaCCGGCGAAGAAGGCGGGGTGGAgcaaggaggaggacgagcggCTGCGGGAGATGGTGAGGCAGAACAAAGCCAAGGACTGGggcgtcatcgccgccgcgttccCCGGCCGCACCGACAAGTCGTGCCGCCTCCGGTGGCGGCAGCACCTGGACCCCAGCGTCGACGCGCAGCCCTTCACCCCCGACGAGGACAGGACGATCGTGGAGCTGCAGCTCGTCCACCGCAACCGCTGGTCCACCATCGCGGCCTTCCTCCCCGGCCGCAGCGACAACGCCGTCAAGAACCGCTGGAACACCCACCTTCGCAAGCGCCGCGCGCAGGACGacgggcagcagcagcagcagcagccgctgGAACGGGCGCCGGCGTGCCTCCCACTGTTCCCTCTGACGCCGGGATTCCACCACAGCACGGTACGGCCTATGCCGGTCGGGGAGAACGCCCCGGGGCCTGAAAGAAGCGCGTTGCCGGAGTGCCTCGAGCTTTTCCCCCTGTCTCTCGGGGATGTCATGGACAATGcgaccggcgcggcggcgatgtaTGTGGATACGGACGGCATCTGCTCGCTCACCGAGATGAGGCTTTCACCGCCGGCGGTGGATGTGGATATCGGGGCCGTCTGCTCGCCCACCGACACCGAGTCGAGGCTTGCACCGGCGACGGTGGTGTTCGACGCAATGCCGCTGCAGGCTTTCTGGGTGGAGTAG